One Candidatus Gastranaerophilales bacterium DNA segment encodes these proteins:
- the minE gene encoding cell division topological specificity factor MinE, with protein MKEIFAELYNKVLTFFQVEKGENTKNIASNRLKLVLMHDRTKLDPLTLEKMRLEMIDVISRYVVIDKELLELNLAGEGDSIALMLNIPVVRAKTEEELEEQAKLDAEKEEESSETTETEEDKEDETSDVKESDEEETAVEASETEDIDTAEENEDKVINDDEKAETIEQEKETDETNKKESVADEIIEEKNNNSKSSNKQKNK; from the coding sequence ATGAAAGAAATATTTGCAGAATTATACAACAAGGTTTTGACTTTTTTCCAAGTTGAAAAAGGTGAAAACACAAAAAATATAGCTTCTAACCGATTAAAATTAGTTTTAATGCACGACAGAACAAAACTTGACCCGTTGACGCTTGAGAAAATGAGATTAGAGATGATTGACGTTATTTCAAGATATGTGGTTATAGACAAAGAGCTTTTGGAATTGAATTTAGCAGGTGAAGGTGACTCAATTGCGTTGATGCTGAATATACCTGTTGTTAGAGCAAAAACAGAAGAAGAACTTGAAGAACAAGCTAAATTAGATGCTGAAAAAGAAGAAGAGTCCTCTGAAACCACAGAAACAGAAGAAGATAAAGAAGACGAAACCTCTGATGTTAAAGAGTCTGATGAAGAAGAAACAGCAGTTGAAGCTTCCGAAACTGAAGACATTGATACAGCAGAAGAAAATGAAGATAAAGTAATCAATGACGATGAAAAAGCTGAAACTATTGAACAAGAAAAAGAAACAGATGAAACAAACAAAAAAGAGTCTGTAGCTGATGAAATTATTGAAGAAAAAAACAATAATTCAAAATCTTCAAATAAACAAAAAAACAAATAA
- the minD gene encoding septum site-determining protein MinD: MSGRVIVITSGKGGVGKTTTSANIGTALAKEGSSVVLIDTDIGLRNLDLLLGLENRIVYTLVDVVEERCKLKQALVKDKKNPNLCLLAAAQTRDKTSVNAEQIKQITEDLKEDFDFILVDCPAGIEQGFQTAVAGATEAIVVTTPEMSAVRDADRIIGLLEAKEEITSYKLLLNRVRPNMIKNNDMMSVDDVVDILSCSLIGIIPEDAGIITSTNRGEPIVNNEKALAGKAYLNVAKRIQGEEVPFLDLDEPKGFFAKLKKFFFGKKA; encoded by the coding sequence ATGAGTGGTAGAGTAATAGTAATTACCTCAGGAAAGGGCGGAGTAGGAAAAACTACTACAAGTGCCAATATCGGTACTGCTTTGGCTAAAGAAGGCTCTTCGGTTGTCCTTATTGATACTGATATAGGATTGAGAAATCTTGATTTGTTATTAGGATTAGAAAATAGAATTGTTTACACACTTGTTGACGTTGTAGAAGAACGTTGCAAACTTAAACAAGCTCTTGTTAAAGACAAAAAAAATCCAAATTTGTGTCTTTTAGCAGCAGCTCAAACAAGAGATAAAACTTCTGTAAATGCTGAACAAATCAAACAAATCACAGAAGACTTAAAAGAAGATTTTGATTTCATATTAGTTGATTGCCCTGCAGGTATCGAGCAAGGCTTCCAAACAGCTGTAGCAGGTGCGACAGAAGCTATTGTCGTAACAACTCCAGAAATGTCTGCGGTTAGAGATGCTGATAGAATTATCGGACTGCTTGAAGCAAAAGAAGAAATTACATCTTACAAACTTTTGTTGAACAGAGTTCGCCCTAATATGATTAAAAATAATGATATGATGAGCGTCGATGACGTTGTTGATATACTTTCTTGTTCTTTAATCGGAATAATCCCTGAAGACGCCGGCATTATCACTTCAACAAACAGAGGTGAGCCTATCGTTAATAACGAAAAAGCTCTTGCAGGAAAAGCCTATTTGAATGTCGCAAAAAGAATTCAAGGCGAAGAAGTTCCTTTCTTAGACCTAGATGAACCAAAAGGTTTCTTTGCTAAACTAAAGAAATTCTTCTTTGGAAAGAAAGCCTAG
- a CDS encoding regulatory protein GemA — protein sequence MSNFIQIKKIHTLKNILGLEEELYRDMLQSFGVCSSKNLTETEAQIFIEILEDKVNLKGNSHKKYDDFKSRDSLMASPAQLRKIEVVWKDMHRNMDKDSAKKSLRRFIKKQFHIEDIRFITKIKAGKIIAVLEKIKVKKYLNAL from the coding sequence ATGAGCAATTTTATTCAAATTAAGAAAATCCATACGCTGAAAAATATCCTCGGGTTGGAAGAAGAACTTTACAGAGATATGCTACAAAGTTTTGGCGTCTGTAGCTCTAAAAACCTTACAGAAACTGAAGCTCAGATTTTTATAGAAATTCTTGAGGATAAAGTAAACCTGAAAGGCAATAGCCACAAGAAATATGATGATTTTAAATCCAGGGACAGCTTAATGGCATCGCCGGCACAGCTCAGAAAAATTGAAGTTGTATGGAAAGATATGCACCGAAATATGGATAAAGATTCTGCTAAAAAATCGTTGAGAAGATTCATCAAAAAACAGTTTCATATCGAGGATATACGCTTCATTACAAAAATCAAAGCAGGAAAAATTATTGCAGTATTAGAAAAAATCAAAGTTAAAAAGTATTTAAATGCCCTTTAA
- a CDS encoding IS1595 family transposase, whose amino-acid sequence MFKYSKISQYKIKKILFYFSQDLTATQTAKIMKLNRKTINKYYQLFREKILQSCESENGFEGELELDESYFGGKHHKGKRGRGSENKIPVFGILKRNGKVYTQIIPNSSSETLLDIVQNKIKLDSVVYTDSFRAYNKLSISGYKHYRINHSKEFARGKNHINGIESFWGYCKMRLAKFYGLKKEEFLLHLKESEFRFNNRNKDLYKMMFQAITES is encoded by the coding sequence ATGTTCAAATACTCAAAGATAAGTCAATATAAAATAAAAAAAATACTTTTTTACTTTTCACAAGATTTAACAGCAACGCAAACAGCTAAAATCATGAAGTTAAATAGAAAGACTATTAATAAGTATTATCAATTATTCCGAGAGAAAATTTTACAATCTTGCGAATCAGAAAATGGCTTTGAAGGTGAATTAGAGCTGGATGAAAGCTACTTTGGCGGAAAACATCATAAAGGGAAAAGAGGTCGTGGCTCAGAGAACAAGATACCTGTTTTTGGCATTTTAAAACGCAATGGTAAGGTCTATACTCAAATCATTCCTAATTCGTCGTCAGAAACGCTTCTAGACATTGTACAAAACAAAATCAAGTTGGATTCCGTTGTTTATACTGATAGTTTTAGGGCTTACAATAAACTGTCAATAAGTGGCTACAAGCACTACCGTATCAACCATTCTAAGGAATTTGCAAGAGGTAAAAATCACATCAATGGTATTGAAAGTTTTTGGGGATATTGTAAAATGAGATTAGCAAAATTTTACGGACTTAAAAAGGAAGAATTTTTGTTACACTTAAAAGAGTCAGAGTTTAGATTTAACAATAGAAACAAGGATTTATACAAAATGATGTTTCAAGCTATTACTGAATCTTAG
- a CDS encoding transposase domain-containing protein, translated as MKIQAENIWLEIENVCSLTGETKETVRRKCKSQKYTSKSERSGKFVTYSVLLSALPQKVQEIYFEKNAEPSELIIDTGDIDGYSLAPAWARKQADKYLELISITKKMTHSQINAFLQVWNKKYPEKASSYTRIHEARMKYEKFGISALLSKNGNSINKKVIKEEYYEYYKSLYLKEGAPSANSCWRITLGYAKETDDVEIANFPSCRTFDRRLRKEVPEQAIFLARYGEAAWNKKYASYIPRDYSNITAGSFWVSDHAQIDVAVNFNGSVCFPWVTVFRDIKSAKWLGWFLHAESPNSDHIFQSFYYGVLSFGLPNDVYLDNGKDYRCKDFAGGRSGAIKVAHNTSKENSLMKNLGINVHFALPYNAQTKPIERDFLKVKTYLSKHMVGYRGGKITERPEKLKTEIKNEQIMPFEEFKTIFDDFITNVLNKMPSNGKVLQGKCPDELWAEEYSVKKIISKDALKLFCMRTSKDVSIGRNGVYDSQLQITYWDEWMIAKKGTKVYLRRDINAFQEAWVFDAATEEYLGMANANQAVSFMAKTNIEKAQYKKAIEAKNKEKKVLKSYIKCKYNPTNAEIVNNLKSGLSKTDFESNPKISKITNTKMDKVVKSEKKSTFKATKYLTPIKEKEKLYLTETEKKRDMAKRAM; from the coding sequence TTGAAGATTCAGGCTGAAAATATATGGTTAGAGATTGAAAACGTATGCAGTCTTACCGGTGAAACAAAAGAAACCGTAAGACGTAAATGTAAATCTCAAAAATATACATCTAAGTCTGAGCGTAGTGGCAAATTTGTAACGTATTCGGTACTCTTATCAGCTTTGCCACAAAAAGTTCAAGAGATTTATTTTGAAAAAAATGCAGAACCTTCTGAATTAATAATTGATACTGGTGATATTGATGGCTACTCACTTGCTCCGGCGTGGGCTAGAAAACAAGCTGACAAATATTTAGAGTTGATTTCTATTACTAAAAAAATGACGCATTCTCAGATTAATGCATTTTTGCAGGTATGGAACAAAAAGTATCCGGAGAAAGCTTCAAGCTACACAAGAATACATGAAGCAAGAATGAAATATGAAAAATTCGGAATTTCTGCTCTTCTTTCAAAAAATGGCAATTCGATTAATAAAAAAGTCATTAAAGAAGAATATTATGAATACTATAAAAGCCTTTATTTAAAAGAAGGGGCTCCATCGGCAAATTCTTGTTGGAGAATTACATTGGGATATGCAAAAGAAACTGATGATGTAGAAATTGCAAACTTTCCTTCTTGCAGAACTTTTGACAGACGACTAAGAAAAGAAGTACCAGAGCAAGCAATTTTTCTTGCAAGATACGGTGAAGCCGCTTGGAATAAAAAATATGCTTCATATATTCCAAGAGATTATTCAAACATCACCGCCGGAAGTTTTTGGGTATCTGATCACGCACAAATTGATGTTGCGGTGAATTTTAACGGAAGCGTTTGTTTCCCTTGGGTAACTGTTTTCAGAGATATTAAATCTGCAAAATGGTTGGGATGGTTTTTACACGCTGAAAGCCCGAACTCTGACCATATTTTTCAATCATTTTATTACGGCGTTCTTTCTTTTGGATTGCCAAATGATGTTTATCTCGATAATGGTAAAGATTATCGCTGTAAAGACTTTGCAGGTGGGAGAAGCGGTGCAATAAAAGTGGCGCATAATACATCAAAAGAAAATTCTTTGATGAAAAACTTAGGAATAAACGTGCATTTTGCATTGCCGTATAACGCACAAACCAAGCCGATTGAAAGAGATTTTCTAAAAGTAAAAACATACCTTTCAAAACATATGGTCGGCTACCGTGGTGGAAAAATTACAGAAAGACCTGAAAAATTAAAAACTGAAATAAAAAATGAGCAGATAATGCCATTTGAAGAATTTAAAACAATATTTGACGATTTTATCACCAATGTTCTGAATAAAATGCCATCAAACGGCAAGGTGCTGCAAGGTAAATGCCCTGATGAATTATGGGCTGAAGAGTATTCTGTTAAGAAAATAATCAGCAAAGATGCACTTAAGCTCTTCTGTATGCGAACTTCAAAAGATGTTTCAATCGGCAGAAACGGCGTTTATGATTCTCAACTACAAATTACATATTGGGATGAGTGGATGATTGCTAAAAAAGGCACAAAAGTCTACCTGAGAAGAGATATTAACGCATTCCAGGAAGCGTGGGTGTTTGATGCGGCAACAGAAGAATATTTAGGTATGGCAAACGCAAACCAAGCCGTTTCATTTATGGCAAAAACTAATATTGAAAAAGCTCAGTACAAAAAAGCAATTGAGGCAAAAAACAAAGAGAAAAAAGTTTTAAAATCGTACATCAAATGCAAGTATAATCCGACAAATGCAGAAATTGTGAACAACTTGAAAAGCGGATTATCGAAAACTGATTTTGAAAGCAATCCTAAGATTTCAAAAATTACTAATACAAAAATGGATAAAGTGGTTAAAAGCGAGAAAAAATCTACTTTTAAAGCCACAAAATATTTAACGCCAATCAAAGAAAAAGAAAAACTTTATCTCACAGAAACTGAGAAAAAGCGTGATATGGCGAAAAGGGCTATGTAG
- a CDS encoding type II secretion system protein: protein MKRAFTLAEVLITLVIIGVIAALTIPALIKNTQGKEFQVAFKKSLSVLNQAIIKENTLEGKTMEDFTSVADLSNNFFKKQFSILSAPDSFSTDNADDSYDAFNYKYTPIHTLPLIESPAYAGGASAINDDDFIYTADGIGFYVQPGSIGDCEYDPDGYSAPCFYVTVDVNGKQAPNMSPYDGGGVAGTVALLHSIIEQPAFADAGYQGKDLYDRIPGIALYKDRAIAEAYGEYLLKDDTPSSIGGSGEL, encoded by the coding sequence ATGAAACGAGCATTCACGTTAGCAGAAGTATTAATAACATTAGTTATAATAGGTGTTATAGCGGCTTTGACAATACCTGCTTTAATAAAAAACACACAAGGAAAAGAATTCCAAGTTGCTTTTAAAAAGTCTTTGTCCGTATTAAACCAAGCCATTATAAAAGAGAACACACTAGAAGGAAAGACGATGGAGGATTTCACGTCTGTTGCTGATTTATCAAATAATTTTTTCAAAAAACAATTTTCTATTTTGTCAGCTCCTGATTCATTTTCAACTGATAACGCAGATGATTCATATGATGCATTTAACTATAAATACACCCCTATACATACTTTACCGCTTATAGAATCTCCTGCATACGCCGGTGGAGCTTCAGCCATTAACGACGATGATTTTATATATACAGCAGACGGGATAGGGTTTTATGTTCAACCGGGGTCTATAGGAGACTGCGAATATGACCCTGACGGCTATTCTGCCCCATGTTTTTATGTCACAGTAGATGTAAACGGAAAACAAGCACCTAATATGAGCCCTTATGATGGTGGAGGAGTAGCAGGGACCGTAGCTTTATTACACTCAATAATAGAGCAACCTGCGTTTGCCGACGCCGGTTATCAAGGCAAAGATTTATATGACAGAATACCGGGAATCGCCTTATATAAAGATAGAGCTATAGCAGAGGCTTATGGCGAATATTTACTTAAAGATGATACCCCAAGTTCAATTGGCGGAAGTGGTGAGTTATAA
- a CDS encoding prepilin-type N-terminal cleavage/methylation domain-containing protein, whose protein sequence is MKNKAFTLAEVLITLVIIGVIAALTIPSLLNNINDNEKRLLLKKFTLL, encoded by the coding sequence ATGAAAAATAAAGCGTTTACATTAGCTGAGGTTCTAATTACACTTGTTATAATAGGTGTAATAGCCGCTTTAACAATTCCTTCTCTTTTGAACAATATAAATGACAACGAAAAAAGACTGCTGTTAAAAAAGTTTACTCTTCTTTAA
- a CDS encoding AAA family ATPase, producing the protein MSLVEELKELLKKKKYAVSYAAKAINVSNATLHLWINNNYKGNVKKIDDAVANFIEIEKLREGRIRVDFVRTSIVDDVFDIAKTCHVENEIGVCCGDAGIGKTYAVKRYAIDNTDVILIEADLGYTPKVLFSEIHKKLGFDGCGTIHGMFLDIIDKLKASGRLIIIDEAEHLPYKSLELLRRIYDKARVGILLVGMPRLIMNLKGEKRQYAQLYSRVGIATRLNSLGDEDKKAIISSILPNYKSVFSTLSDYCAGNTRVLTKLLVRAVRIAEINNMEVNEDVLQASISQIIM; encoded by the coding sequence ATGAGCTTAGTAGAAGAATTAAAAGAATTATTAAAAAAGAAAAAATACGCTGTTTCATATGCGGCAAAGGCTATAAACGTGTCAAATGCCACTTTGCACCTTTGGATTAATAATAACTACAAAGGCAACGTGAAAAAAATTGATGATGCAGTCGCAAATTTTATCGAAATTGAAAAATTGAGAGAAGGCAGAATCCGTGTAGATTTCGTCAGAACATCAATTGTAGATGATGTTTTCGATATTGCAAAAACATGCCACGTTGAAAATGAAATCGGCGTGTGCTGCGGTGATGCAGGAATCGGTAAAACTTATGCAGTTAAACGCTATGCAATCGACAATACCGATGTAATCTTAATCGAAGCAGATTTGGGCTACACTCCAAAAGTATTATTCTCAGAGATTCATAAAAAGCTAGGCTTTGACGGCTGTGGCACTATTCACGGAATGTTTTTAGACATTATTGATAAATTAAAAGCATCGGGCCGTCTGATTATTATCGATGAAGCTGAACACTTGCCGTACAAGTCGCTTGAACTTTTAAGAAGAATCTACGACAAGGCTCGAGTCGGGATTTTACTTGTCGGGATGCCACGCCTAATTATGAACCTTAAAGGCGAAAAAAGACAGTATGCACAGCTTTATTCAAGAGTCGGAATCGCAACTCGCTTGAATTCATTGGGTGATGAAGATAAAAAAGCGATAATATCTTCAATTTTGCCCAATTACAAATCAGTTTTTTCAACACTTTCTGATTATTGTGCAGGAAACACAAGAGTTTTGACCAAGTTATTAGTCAGAGCCGTTCGTATTGCCGAAATCAACAATATGGAAGTGAATGAAGATGTTTTGCAGGCTAGTATCAGCCAAATAATAATGTGA
- a CDS encoding septum site-determining protein MinC → MSQPFSENVYVIDLSYVKTPAQIIYDLSTILDSEEAKDKDVCLKLGTIELNQSQLLSIKSLISSINSTLKYVDTKSSSTEKSVVALGMTLLDGNDIKFEPNNQEGIEAVEENQQEEISSTPREYEKLDENWKDDAESENTDAQCNNIDNADNTKNIEVETETEIEESKEDITNEDVQDENEPEKSNISMELNIPSSEAIKEELDTIFNSEQKLEEIFDKKDETPIENEQDDELKKLANQFASNNDNVSTPEIKETLPQIENIEEKDKPIYTEEDMEIISFETKYIKQTVRSGQVIDCNGNIVIIGDCHPGSEIHAKGDITVWGVLGGIAQAGSNGNTKAKIRALKMNAIQLRIADCYARRPDALHTIFAEKTNVFTPEEAKIIDGEIVIFKIND, encoded by the coding sequence ATGAGTCAACCTTTCAGTGAAAATGTTTACGTGATTGATTTAAGTTACGTTAAAACGCCTGCTCAAATCATTTATGATTTGAGTACGATTTTGGATAGTGAAGAAGCAAAAGACAAAGATGTTTGCCTAAAATTAGGGACGATTGAACTTAATCAATCTCAACTTTTGAGCATAAAATCTCTTATCAGCAGTATAAATTCTACATTAAAATATGTTGATACTAAATCTTCATCTACAGAAAAATCCGTGGTAGCCTTGGGAATGACCTTGTTAGACGGCAACGACATTAAATTTGAGCCTAATAATCAAGAAGGTATAGAGGCAGTTGAGGAAAATCAACAAGAAGAAATTTCATCCACACCACGTGAATATGAAAAACTGGACGAAAACTGGAAAGATGATGCTGAGTCAGAAAATACTGATGCTCAATGCAACAATATCGACAACGCTGATAACACTAAAAACATTGAAGTTGAAACAGAAACTGAAATTGAAGAAAGCAAAGAAGATATAACGAATGAAGATGTTCAAGATGAAAATGAGCCTGAAAAATCAAATATATCTATGGAACTAAACATTCCGTCTTCTGAAGCAATAAAAGAAGAATTGGATACCATCTTCAATTCTGAACAAAAACTTGAAGAAATATTCGACAAAAAAGATGAAACACCTATTGAAAACGAACAAGATGATGAGCTAAAAAAATTAGCAAATCAGTTTGCATCAAACAATGATAATGTTTCAACGCCTGAAATTAAAGAAACACTTCCTCAAATCGAAAATATTGAAGAAAAAGATAAACCTATATATACAGAAGAAGATATGGAAATTATCTCTTTTGAAACAAAATATATAAAACAAACTGTTCGTTCAGGTCAAGTAATAGATTGCAACGGAAATATCGTAATAATCGGAGATTGTCACCCGGGTTCAGAAATCCATGCAAAAGGTGATATTACGGTTTGGGGTGTTTTAGGAGGCATTGCTCAAGCAGGTTCTAACGGAAATACAAAAGCTAAAATAAGAGCTTTGAAAATGAATGCAATTCAATTAAGAATTGCTGACTGCTATGCAAGAAGACCTGATGCATTACACACTATTTTTGCTGAAAAAACAAATGTATTTACACCGGAAGAAGCAAAAATTATTGATGGTGAAATAGTTATATTCAAAATAAATGATTAA
- a CDS encoding helix-turn-helix transcriptional regulator has product MSNLQYRIKKARTEHGLSVEEVSKKLAENGIKVSARTIYSYELNERQPSVLYLQALVDLLEVNPDWLLSGRGDVFPSETSSAALPANVDLSQMVFLPLINMAASAGYGSLIQERELTKDFIAFAQKWLTDITVASPKHLMVFTVKGNSMAGEINDGDLIIVNETMNDLSNDGTYVVSIDDKLYVKLLQRIPGNKVQVVSKNQEYSPFTVDLETEHFKIIGKVIWSGGKKDRY; this is encoded by the coding sequence ATGTCAAACTTGCAATACAGAATTAAAAAAGCAAGAACTGAACATGGATTATCCGTGGAAGAAGTTTCTAAAAAACTTGCAGAAAATGGCATAAAAGTATCTGCAAGAACTATCTATTCCTACGAATTAAACGAAAGACAGCCAAGTGTTTTGTATCTGCAAGCACTTGTTGACTTATTGGAAGTGAATCCTGATTGGTTATTAAGCGGAAGAGGAGATGTTTTTCCATCTGAAACTTCATCGGCAGCTCTGCCTGCAAATGTTGATTTATCACAAATGGTGTTTTTACCTTTAATAAACATGGCGGCATCCGCAGGTTATGGTTCATTAATCCAAGAAAGAGAATTAACAAAAGATTTTATAGCATTTGCACAAAAATGGCTTACGGATATAACAGTTGCATCGCCAAAGCACCTTATGGTTTTTACCGTAAAGGGTAATTCTATGGCAGGCGAAATCAATGACGGCGACTTGATTATTGTAAATGAAACAATGAACGATTTATCAAATGATGGAACATACGTTGTGAGTATTGACGACAAATTATACGTTAAACTCCTGCAAAGAATCCCAGGCAACAAAGTTCAGGTTGTTAGTAAAAACCAAGAATACTCACCATTCACAGTAGATTTAGAAACTGAACACTTTAAAATAATTGGTAAAGTTATATGGTCGGGTGGGAAAAAAGACAGGTATTAA
- a CDS encoding helix-turn-helix transcriptional regulator, whose amino-acid sequence MSKNLISMKYKIALLRLGITQREAAKTLGFSESYISMLVSGQRKNKKFNEWLKENVSLEDFKGVTL is encoded by the coding sequence ATGAGTAAGAATTTAATCAGTATGAAATATAAAATAGCACTATTAAGACTTGGAATCACCCAACGTGAAGCTGCAAAGACTCTTGGTTTTTCTGAAAGCTACATAAGTATGCTTGTTTCAGGACAAAGAAAAAATAAAAAATTTAACGAATGGCTCAAAGAAAATGTTAGTCTTGAAGACTTCAAAGGAGTGACTCTTTGA